Proteins from a single region of Campylobacter sputorum:
- the rplM gene encoding 50S ribosomal protein L13 yields the protein MTKITKPSEIKRDWVVIDANGKIFGRLLTEVATLLRGKHKPCYTPNVDCGDYVVIINASKAIVTGINKAEDKLYHRHSGYFGSVKSEKFGDLLEKNPVKLYKLAVRGMLPKTKLGKDMIKKLKVYEGSEHPHTAQIKKEGK from the coding sequence ATGACAAAGATAACTAAGCCAAGCGAAATCAAACGCGACTGGGTTGTGATTGACGCTAATGGTAAAATTTTTGGTAGATTGCTTACAGAAGTAGCTACTTTATTACGCGGAAAACATAAACCATGTTATACTCCAAATGTTGATTGTGGAGATTATGTGGTTATCATAAATGCTTCAAAGGCTATCGTAACTGGTATAAATAAAGCTGAAGACAAATTATATCACAGACATTCAGGATATTTTGGAAGTGTTAAAAGCGAAAAATTTGGTGATTTACTTGAAAAAAATCCAGTAAAATTATATAAACTTGCAGTTCGTGGAATGCTTCCAAAAACAAAATTAGGCAAAGATATGATTAAAAAACTTAAAGTTTATGAAGGAAGCGAACATCCTCATACCGCTCAAATAAAGAAAGAAGGAAAGTAA
- the rpsI gene encoding 30S ribosomal protein S9: protein MAIVYATGKRKTAVAKVWVKPGSGKISVNGMDLNTWLGGHEAIKLKVVQPLLVTKQETSMDIKAQTLGGGYSAQAEALRHGISRALASMDADFRALLKPKGLLTRDSRVVERKKYGRRKARRSPQFSKR, encoded by the coding sequence ATGGCTATAGTTTACGCAACAGGAAAAAGAAAAACAGCCGTAGCTAAGGTTTGGGTAAAGCCAGGTAGCGGTAAAATATCAGTAAATGGAATGGATTTAAACACTTGGCTTGGTGGTCATGAGGCTATTAAACTTAAAGTTGTTCAACCTCTTCTTGTAACAAAACAAGAAACTTCTATGGATATTAAAGCACAAACACTTGGTGGTGGCTATAGTGCACAAGCTGAGGCTTTAAGACACGGGATTTCAAGAGCTCTTGCTTCAATGGACGCTGATTTTAGAGCTTTATTAAAACCAAAAGGTTTATTAACTAGAGATAGTCGTGTTGTTGAGCGTAAAAAATATGGTAGAAGAAAGGCTAGAAGAAGCCCGCAATTCTCAAAAAGATAA